From the Bubalus kerabau isolate K-KA32 ecotype Philippines breed swamp buffalo chromosome 2, PCC_UOA_SB_1v2, whole genome shotgun sequence genome, one window contains:
- the SON gene encoding protein SON isoform X3: MATNIEQIFRSFVVSKFREIQQELSSGRSEGQLNGETNTPIEGSQAGDAAASARNLPNEDIVQKIEEVLSGVLDTELRYKPDLKEASRKSRCVSVQTDPTDEIPTKKSKKHKKHKNKKKKKKKEKEKKYKRQSEESESKPKSHHDGNMESDSFLKFDSEPSEMALEHSVRAFGLYDTSESPAVVLEPPVVSMEVSEPHILETLTPAAKHTELSVASTSVVSVPSEQSVAVMLEPSTTKILDSFATAPVPTATVVLKSSEPVVTVSVECQMKSVQKSLESTPPEPSKIMLLEPPAAKVLELSETLVSSETPTEVHPEPSTSTAMDFPESSATEVLRLPEQPVEGPSEIADSSMTRPQEMLELPKTTALELQESSVASVMELPGPPATSMPELQGPPVTPVLELPGPSATPAPELPGPLSTPVPELPGPAATAVPELAGPSVTAVPQLSQELSGLPAPSMGLEPPQEVPEPPVMAQELPGLPAVTTAVELPGQPVVTVAMELTEQPVTTTELEQPVGMTAVEHPGQPEVTTATGLLGQPEAAMVLELPGQPVATTALELSGQPSVTGVPELPGLPSATRALELSGQPVATGALELPGQLMAAGALEFSGQSGAAGALELLGQPLATGVLELPGQPGAPELPGQPVATVALEISVQSVVTTELSTMTVSQSLEVPSTTALESYNTVAQELPTTLVGETSVTVGVDPLMAQESHMLASNTMETHMLASNTMDSQMLASNTMDSQMLASNTMDSQMLASSTMDSQMLATSSMDSQMLATSSMDSQMLATSSMDSQMLATSSMDSQMLATSSMDSQMLATSSMDSQMLATSSMDSQMLATSSMDSQMLATSTMDSQMLATSSMDSQMLASGTMDSQMLASGSMDAQMLASGTMDAQMLASSTQDSAMLGSKSPDPYRLAQDPYRLAQDPYRLGHDPYRLGHDAYRLGQDPYRLGHDPYRLTPDPYRMSPRPYRIAPRSYRIAPRPYRLAPRPLMLASRRSMMMSYAAERSMMSSYERSMMSYERSMMSPMAERSMMSAYERSMMSAYERSMMSPMAERSMMSAYERSMMSAYERSMMSPMADRSMMSMGADRSMMSSYSAADRSMMSSYSAADRSMMSSYTADRSMMSMAADSYTDSYTDTYTEAYMVPPLPPEEPPTMPPLPPEEPPMTPPLPPEEPPEGPVLATEQSALTAENTWSAEVPALPPEESVSLPEPPVSQSEIVEPLAVTANYSVSASEPSVLASEADVTVPEPQLEPESSVMSTPVESAAGAEEHEIVAERPVTYMVSETPTSSAEPTVLTSEPSVMSETAETYDPMRASGQTASEVSMSLREPAVPVAEPSQSTVDLPAVAVPEHPAGIVSETSTVAVPEPQAAAVLDPPAAAVLDPPAEAVPEPLALSEPEHVTVAVPVVSTLEPTVPILEPVVSILQPNVIVSEPSSCIQESTVTISEPPVTVSEQTQVIPAETVVESTPVILESSVIKGMNLLSGDQSFASEIGLQEIAMHSEEEPRAEGLLKSGSNETENCINTDLNINNHLIAQEIERSTVSAASTGAVGEIGEEAVLPTSETKQCAVLDTCPSVSETELGGTLSSVGPLVLESEAVGTGKDLEFGTASALSSVSKYDGEVSLTTQDTEHDMVISTSPSGGSEADIEGPLPAKDIHPDLSNNFINKDAEGSLPVQESDQMLAAAVSPKESSGEDKEVSLTTKEILSDSGFPASIDDINEADLVRPLLPKDMERLTNLRAGIEGPLLSSEVERDKSAASPVVISIPERASESSSEEKDDYEIFVKVKDTHEKSKKNKNRDKGEKEKKRDSSLRSRSKRSKSSEHKSRKRTSESRSRARKRSSKSKSHRSQTRSRSRSRRRRRSSRSRSKSRGRRSVSKEKRKRSPKHRSKSRERKRKRSSSRDNRKTGRARSRTPSRRSRSHTPSRRRRSRSGGRRSFSISPSRRSRTPSRRSRTPSRRSRTPSRRSRTPSRRSRTPSRRSRTPSRRRRSRSVVRRRSFSISPVRLRRSRTPLRRRFSRSPIRRKRSRSSERGRSPKRLTDLNKAQLLEIAKANAAAMCAKAGVPLPPNLKPAPPPTIEEKVAKKSGGATIEELTEKCKQIAQSKEDDDVIVNKPHVSDEEEEEPPFYHHPFKLSEPKPIFFNLNIAAAKPTPPKSQVTLTKEFPVSSGSQHRKKEADSVYGEWVPVEKNGEENKDDDNVFSSNLPSEPVDISTAMSERALAQKRLSENAFDLEAMSMLNRAQERIDAWAQLNSIPGQFTGSTGVQVLTQEQLANTGAQAWIKKGQILVAVFLPRSVPALLFTTLLLPRPRISS; the protein is encoded by the exons ATGGCGACCAACATCGAGCAGATTTTTAGGTCTTTCGTGGTCAGTAAATTCCGAGAAATTCAACAGGAACTTTCAAG TGGAAGGAGTGAAGGACAGCTCAATGGTGAAACAAACACACCTATTGAAGGAAGCCAGGCAGGTGATGCAGCTGCCTCTGCCAGGAACCTACCAAATGAAGACATAGTTCAGAAGATAGAGGAAGTACTTTCTGGGGTCTTAGATACAGAATTACGATATAAGCCAG ACTTGAAGGAGGCATCCAGAAAAAGTAGATGTGTGTCTGTCCAAACAGATCCTACTGATGAAATTCCTACCAAAAAGTCGAAGAAGcataaaaagcacaaaaataaaaagaagaaaaagaagaaagaaaaggagaaaaagtataaaagacagtCAGAAGAATCCGAGTCAAAGCCAAAATCACATCATGATGGGAACATGGAGTCGGATTCCTTTTTGAAGTTTGATTCTGAACCTTCAGAGATGGCACTGGAGCATTCTGTAAGAGCATTTGGCCTATATGACACCAGTGAATCTCCCGCAGTTGTGCTTGAACCTCCTGTAGTTTCGATGGAGGTCTCAGAGCCACACATCTTAGAAACTTTGACGCCAGCTGCAAAACATACAGAACTGTCAGTTGCATCTACATCAGTAGTCTCAGTGCCGTCAGAGCAGTCTGTGGCAGTAATGCTGGAACCGTCCACAACAAAGATTCTGGATTCCTTTGCAACAGCACCAGTGCCTACAGCAACAGTAGTGCTCAAGTCCTCTGAGCCAGTGGTAACGGTGTCAGTGGAGTGTCAGATGAAATCTGTGCAGAAGTCTTTGGAGAGCACACCTCCAGAGCCATCAAAGATCATGTTGCTAGAGCCTCCAGCAGCAAAAGTGCTAGAGCTATCAGAAACTCTTGTGTCATCAGAGACACCTACTGAGGTGCACCCTGAGCCAAGCACGTCAACAGCAATGGATTTTCCAGAGTCGTCAGCAACTGAAGTGCTAAGATTGCCAGAGCAGCCTGTAGAAGGACCATCAGAGATTGCAGATTCATCCATGACACGACcgcaggagatgctggagctgCCCAAGACCACAGCGTTGGAGCTGCAGGAGTCGTCGGTGGCCTCAGTGATGGAGTTGCCGGGGCCACCTGCGACCTCCATGCCGGAGTTGCAGGGGCCCCCTGTGACTCCAGTGCTGGAGTTACCTGGGCCCTCTGCTACCCCGGCGCCAGAGTTGCCAGGGCCCCTTTCTACCCCAGTGCCTGAGTTGCCGGGGCCCGCTGCGACAGCAGTGCCTGAGTTGGCGGGGCCCTCTGTGACAGCAGTGCCGCAGTTGTCACAGGAATTGTCAGGGCTTCCAgcaccatccatggggttggagCCACCACAGGAGGTACCAGAGCCACCTGTGATGGCACAGGAGTTGCCAGGGCTGCCTGCAGTGACAACAGCAGTAGAGTTGCCAGGGCAGCCTGTGGTAACAGTAGCAATGGAGTTGACCGAACAACCTGTGACGACGACAGAATTGGAGCAGCCTGTGGGGATGACAGCGGTGGAACATCCTGGGCAGCCTGAGGTGACAACGGCAACAGGGTTGCTGGGGCAGCCTGAGGCGGCAATGGTGCTGGAGTTGCCGGGACAGCCGGTGGCAACGACAGCGCTGGAGTTGTCAGGGCAGCCTTCGGTGACTGGGGTGCCAGAGTTGCCAGGGCTGCCTTCGGCAACTAGGGCGCTGGAGTTGTCGGGGCAACCTGTGGCAACTGGGGCACTGGAGTTGCCTGGGCAGCTCATGGCAGCTGGGGCACTGGAGTTCTCGGGGCAGTCTGGGGCAGCTGGAGCACTGGAGCTTCTGGGGCAGCCTTTGGCAACAGGGGTGCTGGAGTTGCCAGGGCAACCTGGGGCGCCAGAGTTGCCTGGGCAGCCTGTGGCAACTGTGGCGCTGGAGATCTCTGTTCAGTCTGTGGTGACAACGGAGCTGTCAACGATGACCGTGTCGCAGTCCCTGGAGGTGCCCTCGACGACAGCGCTGGAATCCTATAATACGGTAGCACAGGAGCTGCCTACTACATTAGTGGGGGAGACTTCTGTAACAGTAGGAGTGGATCCCTTGATGGCCCAAGAATCCCATATGTTAGCTTCTAACACCATGGAGACCCATATGTTAGCATCCAACACCATGGACTCCCAAATGCTAGCGTCCAACACCATGGACTCTCAAATGCTAGCATCCAACACTATGGACTCCCAGATGTTAGCCTCTAGCACCATGGACTCCCAGATGTTAGCAACCAGCTCCATGGACTCCCAGATGTTAGCAACCAGCTCCATGGACTCTCAGATGTTAGCAACCAGCTCCATGGACTCTCAGATGTTAGCAACCAGCTCCATGGACTCTCAGATGTTAGCAACCAGCTCCATGGACTCCCAGATGTTAGCAACCAGCTCCATGGACTCCCAGATGTTAGCAACCAGCTCCATGGACTCCCAGATGTTAGCAACCAGCTCCATGGACTCCCAGATGTTAGCAACCAGCACCATGGACTCCCAGATGTTAGCCACTAGCTCTATGGACTCCCAGATGTTAGCATCTGGCACTATGGACTCTCAGATGTTAGCTTCTGGCTCCATGGATGCTCAGATGTTAGCGTCTGGTACCATGGATGCCCAGATGTTAGCATCTAGTACCCAAGATTCTGCTATGTTGGGTTCAAAATCTCCTGATCCCTACAGGTTAGCTCAGGATCCTTACAGGTTAGCTCAGGATCCGTATAGGTTAGGTCATGACCCTTACAGGCTAGGTCATGATGCCTACAGGTTAGGGCAGGACCCCTATAGATTAGGCCATGATCCCTACAGACTAACTCCTGATCCCTATAGGATGTCACCTAGACCCTATAGGATAGCACCCAGGTCCTATAGAATAGCTCCCAGGCCATATAGGTTAGCACCTAGACCCCTGATGTTAGCATCTAGACGTTCTATGATGATGTCCTATGCTGCAGAACGTTCCATGATGTCATCTTATGAACGCTCTATGATGTCTTATGAGCGGTCTATGATGTCCCCTATGGCTGAGCGTTCTATGATGTCAGCCTACGAGCGCTCTATGATGTCAGCCTATGAGCGCTCTATGATGTCCCCTATGGCTGAGCGCTCTATGATGTCAGCTTATGAACGCTCTATGATGTCAGCCTACGAGCGCTCCATGATGTCCCCAATGGCTGACCGATCTATGATGTCCATGGGTGCTGACCGGTCTATGATGTCGTCGTACTCTGCTGCTGACCGGTCTATGATGTCATCGTACTCTGCAGCTGACCGATCTATGATGTCATCTTATACTGCTGATCGTTCAATGATGTCTATGGCAGCTGATTCTTACACCGATTCTTATACTGATACATACACGGAGGCATATATGGTGCCACCTTTGCCTCCTGAAGAGCCTCCAACAATGCCACCATTGCCACCTGAAGAGCCACCAATGACACCACCATTGCCTCCTGAGGAACCACCAGAGGGTCCAGTGTTAGCCACTGAGCAGTCAGCATTAACAGCTGAAAATACATGGTCTGCTGAGGTGCCAGCATTACCTCCTGAAGAGTCTGTATCGCTGCCTGAACCTCCTGTGAGTCAGAGTGAGATTGTGGAGCCTTTGGCAGTGACTGCTAATtattcagtgtcagcatcagagCCTTCAGTGTTAGCATCAGAGGCTGACGTGACTGTTCCAGAACCACAGCTAGAGCCAGAGTCTTCAGTTATGTCAACACCTGTAGAGTCTGCTGCTGGAGCAGAAGAGCATGAAATTGTTGCAGAGAGACCAGTGACTTACATGGTGTCTGAAACTCCCACATCATCAGCTGAACCAACTGTGTTAACATCAGAGCCTTCTGTTATGTCAGAGACAGCAGAAACTTATGATCCCATGAGGGCTTCAGGACAGACTGCCTCAGAGGTATCTATGTCTCTGCGGGAGCCAGCGGTGCCTGTCGCAgagccatcacagagcactgtaGATCTGCCAGCTGTGGCTGTTCCAGAGCACCCAGCTGGGATTGTTTCAGAGACATCAACCGTGGCTGTCCCAGAGCCACAGGCTGCGGCTGTCCTAGACCCTCCAGCTGCGGCTGTCCTGGACCCACCAGCTGAGGCTGTACCAGAGCCCCTGGCCTTGTCTGAGCCAGAGCATGTTACTGTTGCTGTGCCAGTTGTTTCTACCCTGGAGCCTACTGTGCCTATTCTGGAACCAGTGGTGTCCATCCTTCAACCTAATGTGATTGTTTCAGAACCATCTAGTTGTATCCAAGAGTCCACTGTGACAATTTCAGAGCCTCCTGTCACTGTCTCAGAGCAGACTCAAGTAATACCAGCTGAGACAGTTGTAGAGTCTACACCAGTAATATTAGAGTCTAGTGttataaaaggaatgaatttacTATCTGGTGATCAAAGTTTTGCTTCAGAGATTGGCCTGCAGGAGATAGCCATGCATTCAGAGGAAGAGCCACGTGCTGAAGGACTCCTGAAGAGTGGTTCTAATGAaactgaaaattgtataaatacaGACCTTAACATAAATAATCACTTAATTGCTCAAGAGATAGAACGTAGCACAGTGTCTGCTGCCAGCACTGGTGCTGTTGGTGAAATTGGTGAAGAGGCAGTTTTGCCTACCAGTGAGACTAAACAATGCGCAGTATTGGATACCTGTCCTAGTGTTAGTGAAACTGAGCTAGGAGGAACTCTGTCTTCTGTTGGTCCCCTTGTCCTTGAATCTGAAGCAGTGGGAACTGGTAAGGATCTTGAATTTGGCACAGCatctgctctcagttcagttagtAAATATGATGGTGAGGTATCTTTAACTACTCAAGATACTGAACATGACATGGTCATTTCCACCAGTCCCAGTGGTGGCAGTGAAGCTGACATAGAGGGACCTTTGCCTGCTAAAGACATTCATCCTGATCTATCTAATAATTTTATCAACAAGGATGCAGAAGGATCATTACCTGTACAGGAGAGTGACCAGATGTTAGCAGCTgctgtcagtcctaaagaaagtaGTGGGGAAGATAAAGAAGTATCTCTCACTACTAAAGAGATATTGTCTGATTCAGGATTTCCTGCCAGCATTGATGATATTAATGAAGCTGATTTAGTGAGACCATTACTTCCTAAAGACATGGAACGTCTTACAAACCTTAGAGCTGGTATTGAAGGACCTTTACTTTCGAGTGAGGTAGAACGGGATAAATCTGCTGCCAGTCCAGTTGTAATTAGTATACCAGAAAGAGCTTCAGAGTCGTCTTCAGAGGAAAAAGATGATTATGAAATTTTTGTAAAGGTTAAGGACacacatgaaaaaagcaagaaaaataagaacCGTGACAAAGgcgagaaagagaagaaaagagactcTTCATTAAGGTCGAGAAGTAAACGTTCCAAGTCTTCTGAACACAAATCTCGAAAACGCACCAGTGAATCTCGTTCTAGGGCAAGGAAGAGATCATCTAAGTCCAAGTCTCATCGCTCTCAGACACGTTCGCGGTCACGATCAAGACgcaggaggaggagcagcaggTCAAGATCAAAGTCCAGGGGAAGGCGATCTGTATCAAAAGAGAAGCGCAAAAGATCTCCAAAGCACAGGTCCAAGtccagggaaagaaagagaaaaagatcaaGCTCCAGGGATAACCGGAAAACAGGTAGAGCTCGAAGTCGCACCCCAAGTCGTCGGAGCCGGAGTCATACTCCGAGTCGTAGGAGAAGATCCAGATCCGGGGGGAGAAGGAGCTTTAGCATTTCCCCGAGCCGACGGAGCCGCACCCCAAGCCGAAGGAGCCGCACCCCAAGCCGAAGGAGCCGCACCCCTAGCAGACGGAGCCGGACCCCGAGTCGACGGAGCCGGACCCCGAGTCGACGGAGCCGGACCCCGAGCCGTCGGAGAAGATCAAGATCTGTGGTAAGAAGACGAAGCTTCAGTATATCACCAGTCAGATTACGGCGATCACGAACACCCTTGAGAAGAAGGTTTAGCAGGTCTCCAATCCGTCGCAAACGATCCAGGTCTTCAGAAAGAGGCAGATCACCTAAACGTCTCACAGATTTGA ATAAGGCTCAGTTACTTGAAATAGCCAAAGCTAATGCAGCTGCCATGTGTGCTAAGGCTGGTGTTCCTTTACCACCAAACCTAAAGCCTGCACCTCCACCTACAATAGAAGAGAAAGTTGCTAAAAAGTCAGGAGGAGCTACTATAGAAGAACTAACTGAG aaatgCAAACAGATTGCACAGAGTAAAGAAGATGATGATGTAATAGTGAATAAGCCGCATGTTTCggatgaagaggaagaagaaccTCCTTTTTATCATCATCCCTTTAAACTCAGTGAACCCAAACCCATTTTTTTCAATCTGAAT ATTGCTGCAGCAAAGCCAACTCCACCAAAAAGCCAGGTAACATTAACAAAAGAATTCCCTGTATCATCTGGATCTCAACATCGGAAAAAAGAAGCAGATAGTGTTTATGGAGAGTGGGTCCCTGTAGAGAAAAACggtgaagaaaacaaagatgatgatAATGTTTTCAGCAGCAATTTGCCCTCTGAG